The following proteins are co-located in the Streptomyces sp. DT2A-34 genome:
- a CDS encoding helix-turn-helix domain-containing protein, with translation MPPRSLEVGPAGIQAARTIEILRTERGLSQSQLARHVTALGHPMSNTMLSRIERAQRRCDADDLVAISEALLVSPLVLLHGPTAT, from the coding sequence ATGCCCCCACGCTCACTGGAAGTCGGGCCCGCAGGAATTCAGGCGGCCCGCACCATCGAAATCCTCCGAACCGAACGCGGCCTGTCACAAAGCCAGTTGGCTCGCCACGTGACCGCCCTCGGCCACCCGATGTCCAACACCATGCTGTCCCGCATCGAACGCGCCCAACGACGATGTGATGCCGACGACCTCGTCGCGATCTCCGAAGCCCTCCTCGTCTCGCCTCTCGTGCTGCTGCATGGGCCGACCGCCACGTGA
- a CDS encoding PE-PGRS family protein: MEIGEHWAYRARPKDLGSEVRQVEVVRVGSSGRSGWVHVRFLEGDAAGLQEWVSSGSLVAPWADVDTFRADDAAELALAESSRHVRGSTDFEAARMILGFVRPKNRLRLRRTVADAGALELSRLDETAPLIGMDAAELRSEAMVYENRHGMCLAGWPVTERVTRQVASRLADEILPEVDRKQQGIEQERAQSSWYSYSRRDDRKLDAEAAVLRTVRAWCGEDKADRYDELVALRAEVIRLGELVEKAVKALRDRGHGVIASTIERDLGVHIATLDPDVRR, encoded by the coding sequence ATGGAGATTGGCGAGCACTGGGCGTACCGCGCGAGGCCGAAGGATCTGGGTAGCGAGGTCCGCCAGGTGGAGGTCGTACGCGTGGGCAGCTCCGGCAGGTCTGGCTGGGTCCACGTGCGGTTCCTCGAAGGCGATGCTGCTGGCCTGCAGGAGTGGGTCAGTTCCGGCTCTCTCGTAGCACCGTGGGCGGATGTTGATACGTTCCGCGCGGATGACGCGGCGGAGCTGGCGCTGGCCGAGTCCTCCCGTCACGTCCGGGGCAGCACGGATTTCGAGGCCGCCCGCATGATCCTGGGCTTCGTCCGTCCGAAGAACAGGCTCCGCCTGCGCCGAACGGTGGCCGACGCCGGGGCCCTGGAGCTGAGCCGCCTCGACGAGACGGCACCGCTCATCGGCATGGATGCAGCAGAGCTCCGCAGCGAAGCCATGGTGTACGAGAACCGCCACGGCATGTGCCTGGCCGGGTGGCCGGTCACTGAGCGCGTCACCCGCCAGGTCGCCAGCCGCCTCGCCGACGAGATCCTTCCGGAGGTGGACCGCAAGCAGCAGGGCATCGAGCAGGAGCGTGCCCAGTCCTCCTGGTACTCCTACAGCCGGAGGGACGACCGGAAGCTGGACGCGGAGGCAGCTGTCCTGCGAACCGTCCGGGCCTGGTGCGGCGAAGACAAAGCCGACCGCTACGACGAGTTGGTCGCACTGCGCGCCGAGGTCATCAGGCTGGGGGAACTCGTCGAGAAGGCGGTCAAGGCCCTACGCGACCGAGGTCATGGCGTCATCGCCTCCACCATTGAGCGCGACCTGGGCGTCCATATCGCCACCCTTGATCCTGATGTGCGTCGATGA
- a CDS encoding LacI family DNA-binding transcriptional regulator: protein MGFAEKRGNYWRGRYKTEPGKHLTVVDGNGKAIRFATKGEAQRAASEAENKYRRGDWRDPALGQETFGEYANRWYETQDLAASTMQNYKRHIEEHLLPDFEDKALAGILRTDVDLWEKKEKAVYAASSVKTWRSTLHLIFEDAIDEGLITSNPAARRRGRGKRAGRSRDRGPEKVVTDPLGILLTAERAALLSGRDDEFVAVVLKGYTGMRWGEIVGLETEFARPGVVRVEWQLYELDTGELVRCPPKDDSYRTIDTMDWLSALVANHVTRTKPKPCPCHGKTYVFRGQGAARTGGHQGAKLVDVARRAEVSTGTVSNVLNHPDRVTEAKRMRVEQAIVDLGFVRGGAVAQNAAHWRRNGFATWLFTPAVSGWYPKKAPQETRPVPLLGEPWPGVPARGRGASDRADACWLPIAKGLTPHGLRHTHRTVMEDLGTEKVLMDDRMGHIDGSVSARYAHVTPGMRQRLMLGLTEQWETALDTRLVMSPTSPVRVLGDLLRARRESRKPVESLR from the coding sequence TTGGGTTTCGCGGAGAAGCGCGGAAACTACTGGCGCGGCCGGTACAAGACCGAGCCCGGCAAGCACCTCACGGTGGTCGATGGCAACGGCAAGGCGATCCGGTTCGCCACCAAGGGAGAGGCCCAGCGCGCCGCGAGCGAGGCAGAGAACAAGTACCGGCGCGGCGACTGGCGCGACCCAGCACTCGGCCAGGAGACCTTCGGCGAGTACGCGAACCGCTGGTACGAAACCCAGGATCTGGCCGCCTCGACCATGCAGAACTACAAGCGCCACATCGAGGAGCACCTGCTCCCCGACTTCGAGGACAAGGCGCTAGCCGGCATCCTGCGCACGGACGTCGACCTGTGGGAGAAGAAGGAGAAGGCCGTTTATGCGGCCTCCAGCGTCAAGACCTGGCGCTCGACGCTCCACCTGATCTTCGAGGACGCGATCGACGAGGGCCTGATCACCTCGAACCCGGCCGCCAGGCGGCGCGGACGCGGCAAGCGCGCCGGACGCTCCCGTGACCGTGGCCCGGAGAAGGTCGTCACCGACCCGCTCGGCATCCTGCTGACCGCGGAGCGCGCCGCGCTGCTCTCCGGCCGTGACGACGAGTTCGTTGCCGTCGTCCTCAAGGGTTACACCGGCATGCGCTGGGGTGAAATCGTCGGCTTGGAGACAGAGTTCGCCCGCCCCGGGGTTGTCCGCGTCGAATGGCAGCTGTACGAACTCGACACCGGCGAGCTCGTGCGCTGCCCGCCCAAGGACGACAGCTACCGCACCATCGACACGATGGACTGGCTGTCGGCCCTGGTCGCCAACCACGTCACCCGCACGAAGCCGAAACCCTGCCCGTGCCACGGCAAGACCTACGTCTTCCGTGGTCAGGGCGCGGCCCGCACAGGCGGCCACCAAGGCGCGAAGCTCGTCGACGTCGCACGCCGTGCCGAAGTCTCCACGGGCACGGTGTCCAACGTCCTCAACCACCCCGACCGTGTCACCGAAGCCAAGCGGATGAGGGTGGAGCAGGCCATCGTGGACCTTGGGTTCGTGCGGGGCGGCGCGGTGGCTCAGAACGCAGCCCATTGGCGCCGAAACGGCTTCGCGACCTGGCTGTTCACCCCGGCGGTCTCCGGCTGGTACCCGAAGAAGGCACCCCAGGAAACCCGCCCCGTACCATTGCTTGGCGAACCATGGCCCGGAGTCCCGGCCCGAGGACGCGGAGCCAGCGACCGGGCCGACGCCTGTTGGCTCCCGATCGCCAAGGGCCTCACACCCCACGGCCTCCGCCACACCCACCGAACCGTGATGGAGGATCTCGGCACCGAGAAGGTCCTCATGGACGACCGCATGGGCCACATCGACGGCTCCGTCTCGGCGCGCTACGCCCATGTCACCCCCGGCATGCGCCAGCGCCTCATGCTCGGATTGACAGAGCAGTGGGAGACGGCACTCGACACCCGCCTGGTGATGAGCCCTACGTCACCAGTGCGCGTACTCGGCGATCTCCTACGTGCGCGCAGGGAATCACGTAAGCCTGTGGAGTCCTTGCGGTGA
- a CDS encoding DUF1883 domain-containing protein, with the protein MDYFYKDLGNLKRGSTVIVTLRNQANVQVMTRSEYSKYKSGKRYRYLGGRVTRSPHQITIPSNGQWVVAIDLGGYSGRISASVQVQPPARGFLPPARDPQGSPARSVAVHEPEEPTGDVLGGQTWDVFISHASEDKGAVARPLRNALTKLGVTVWLDEAQMRIGHSLRRKIDEGIRASRFGIVVLSAPFFAKGWTNHELDGLVTRNVAGEQSLLPIWHNLSAEDVRRYSPSLADKVAMSTSDYSIEEIAQQIADVVQEENAA; encoded by the coding sequence GTGGACTACTTCTACAAAGACCTCGGCAACCTCAAGAGAGGTTCCACGGTCATCGTCACCCTGCGCAACCAAGCCAACGTCCAGGTGATGACGCGCAGCGAGTACAGCAAATACAAGTCGGGGAAGAGATACAGGTACCTGGGCGGTCGCGTCACTCGCTCGCCTCACCAGATCACCATCCCCAGTAACGGACAGTGGGTCGTGGCCATCGACCTTGGCGGCTATTCCGGTCGCATCTCTGCGTCTGTCCAAGTCCAGCCACCTGCGCGGGGCTTCCTGCCCCCGGCCCGCGACCCGCAGGGCAGTCCGGCCCGCTCCGTCGCGGTCCATGAACCGGAGGAGCCTACTGGCGACGTACTTGGTGGCCAGACCTGGGACGTCTTCATCTCCCACGCGTCCGAGGACAAAGGAGCTGTTGCGCGCCCCCTTCGAAACGCGCTTACCAAGCTTGGTGTGACTGTCTGGCTCGACGAAGCCCAGATGCGGATCGGCCACAGCCTCCGCCGCAAGATCGATGAAGGGATCAGGGCGAGCCGCTTCGGCATCGTCGTACTCTCGGCCCCCTTCTTCGCCAAGGGTTGGACCAACCACGAACTCGACGGACTCGTCACCCGTAACGTGGCCGGGGAGCAATCACTCCTGCCAATCTGGCACAACCTGAGTGCAGAAGACGTCCGGCGCTACAGCCCCTCCCTCGCAGACAAAGTGGCGATGAGCACCAGCGACTACTCCATCGAGGAGATCGCGCAGCAGATCGCTGACGTGGTTCAGGAGGAGAACGCCGCGTAG
- a CDS encoding helix-turn-helix domain-containing protein translates to MRRLPGGEGGAPLPRLYRPEEIAEALGCSAWWVKDRARRGLIPHTRVGRAYRFTAAHLAEIVRLHEERPQRSVTGTSPSRAVTSPPAARTRATRSPGPTTASTPGRLRARPPRRTQYETVA, encoded by the coding sequence GTGCGACGCCTTCCTGGCGGCGAGGGCGGAGCCCCCTTGCCCCGCCTCTATCGTCCTGAAGAAATCGCCGAAGCCCTCGGCTGTTCCGCCTGGTGGGTCAAGGACCGGGCCCGACGCGGACTCATCCCGCACACCCGCGTCGGCCGCGCCTACCGCTTCACCGCCGCGCACCTCGCGGAGATCGTTCGCCTCCACGAGGAGCGCCCGCAGCGATCCGTCACTGGCACATCGCCGAGTCGGGCAGTGACAAGTCCTCCCGCTGCACGAACTCGTGCCACCCGGTCTCCTGGGCCGACTACGGCCTCGACGCCAGGGCGTCTGCGGGCTCGACCGCCCCGCCGTACCCAGTACGAGACCGTCGCGTAG